One window of Thalassovita mediterranea genomic DNA carries:
- a CDS encoding ion transporter gives MARATLDLETHTSRLEAAIESIWFRNLITALIILNAIVLGVLTYQEDLPPALVVSLNGIDRAITYIFAVEIFLKLVVYRLLFFRSGWNWFDFIVVGISLAPGSQAFSVLRALRVLRVLRLLHVVPMMKRITEALLKALPGMGAIVAVLALLTYVYAVMATNMYGNTDNEEVLQLFGDLPSSAFSLFQVMTMDGWRFEVVQKVIDDGHPWAWLFFVTFIFIASFAVLNLFIALVVEALAAEQRAATDELLEDIEEDVEHAEEERDEILKLLTSLREEIASVRAAVDQRESSGKTSE, from the coding sequence ATGGCGCGCGCTACGCTCGATCTTGAGACACATACATCGCGGCTGGAAGCAGCCATCGAAAGCATCTGGTTTCGTAACCTGATCACGGCGCTGATCATCCTGAACGCGATCGTACTGGGTGTCCTCACCTATCAGGAAGACTTACCGCCAGCGCTCGTCGTCTCACTCAACGGCATCGACAGGGCGATCACTTATATCTTCGCGGTCGAGATTTTCCTGAAGCTCGTCGTCTATCGCCTTCTTTTCTTCCGCTCCGGCTGGAACTGGTTCGATTTCATCGTCGTCGGCATATCGCTTGCGCCGGGAAGCCAAGCCTTCTCGGTGCTGAGGGCGCTGCGCGTCTTGCGGGTGCTACGGTTGCTTCACGTCGTTCCAATGATGAAGCGTATTACCGAAGCGCTCTTGAAAGCCCTTCCGGGTATGGGCGCCATCGTCGCCGTCCTGGCCCTGCTGACCTACGTCTACGCGGTCATGGCGACCAACATGTACGGGAATACCGACAATGAAGAGGTGCTGCAGCTTTTCGGCGACCTGCCGAGCTCTGCTTTCTCGCTGTTTCAGGTCATGACGATGGACGGGTGGCGGTTTGAAGTCGTTCAGAAAGTTATTGATGATGGCCATCCATGGGCCTGGCTGTTCTTCGTCACCTTCATCTTCATCGCCAGCTTCGCCGTCCTGAACTTGTTCATCGCCCTTGTTGTCGAAGCTCTCGCCGCTGAGCAGAGAGCGGCAACCGACGAGCTTCTGGAAGATATCGAGGAAGACGTTGAGCACGCCGAAGAAGAGCGTGACGAGATCCTGAAGCTGCTGACGTCGCTGCGCGAGGAAATTGCCAGCGTGCGCGCCGCCGTCGATCAACGTGAAAGCAGCGGGAAGACCAGCGAATAG